One Lepus europaeus isolate LE1 chromosome 7, mLepTim1.pri, whole genome shotgun sequence DNA segment encodes these proteins:
- the LOC133762924 gene encoding phospholipase A and acyltransferase 2-like, which translates to MASASPRPKIGDLIEIFRFGYSHWAIYVGNGYVVHLAPPSEIAGAGASSVLSAVANRAIVKKELLSKVAGGDRYRVNNKHDDKYPPLPANKIVKQAEEWVGRKVQYSLTSSNCEHFVNQLRYGVSRSDQVRDTVTAVTVASSVLAALGALGLALARSRRERQ; encoded by the exons ATGGCTTCG GCCTCACCGAGACCAAAGATTGGAGATCTGATTGAGATTTTTCGCTTCGGCTACTCGCATTGGGCCATCTACGTGGGAAATGGCTATGTGGTCCATTTGGCTCCCCCAA GTGAAATCGCGGGAGCCGGGGCATCCAGTGTCCTGTCTGCTGTGGCTAACAGAGCCATAGTGAAGAAGGAACTGCTGTCCAAGGTGGCCGGGGGAGACAGGTACCGGGTCAATAACAAACATGATGACAAGTACCCGCCGCTGCCTGCCAACAAGATCGTGAAGCAGGCAGAGGAGTGGGTGGGGCGCAAGGTGCAGTACTCACTGACCAGCAGCAACTGTGAGCACTTTGTGAACCAGCTGCGCTACGGGGTCTCCCGCAGTGACCAG GTCAGGGACACGGTCACAGCAGTGACTGTGGCATCGAGTGTCTTGGCAGCTCTGGGCGCCCTCGGGCTAGCACTTGCCAGAAGCAGGCGGGAAAGGCAGTGA